The region ccaagccgccccccgcccccacCACACCTGCGCGCTGCAGTGAGCGCCCCGCCCCCGCTGTGCCGCCCCCCACGGACCACGCAGCGTGTGTGACGCATGTGTTGCTTCAATGCAAGCCATATGAATATGCTCGAGTTTAATCAGTTTTGTGAGAAGCGAACTAGCAGTGTTCTGTCGTCTTTGTGACTACTGTGACATCACCTTTGAGTTGAGGAAGTTGTATGAATGTTTTAGCTACctgaattatatttatactttatcaCTTTTATCACACTAACTCTTCAGGAAATAGTGAGAGCAGTATGTAAACTTTTTATACTTGAATATTTGAATACTTTAAAGTCAACTATAGTTTGTATACATACACATGAATCACTCATCATACTATTCTACTCATATTACTCTATTCCACAATCAATAAATGCATGAATAAAAGAGATgtacttaatgctaaaatgTGTAGGTACTTGTGTAACATGAGCAGGTAAAGAAATAATATTCGTACATAACTCACAGATCATGACAACATTCTCCACTGGCGGGTTGTCAATACGCATGAATGAGTaccatagactagaatattatatGTGTTACTGCCACGCGATGCGGCGATCGCCATgttcatattgtttctttattggTGACTTGACTCAGTCTCAGGAACCTCACGACAGTAACTAATGTTGTCCACTAATTATAagctaataattataatcatgtATTTTAGCTAACCTACAAATTAGACCTAAGTtacttcattaaaattatcttataagacttgtaaatactttttgaGAAACATGTAAACTATTTCAAGGAATTTATTACACTTACCGACTTTAGTAGGACGTGTAAACTAAGTGTAATCATTGTATAttggaaatattttaattagcaTCCATTGATATTGAAACACGTTAAATTTATTCATACTGATTAGTGATCaattgacatatttttataaagttatcTGGATGAGCGTAGATGTCGTGGTAGTGTCGAGCGTGTGCGGGGGCGCCGCGAGtaccgcccccgcgccgccgccagcgccccCACGCCCCGCCCAGCGACGCGCGGTTCCGTCCGTCCCTATTATTAGAATAAATCATATGCCTAATCCTTGATATCAAATCCCACTACACGACTGAAACCCCCTCACACTGACCGCATGTTGTCCCTCCGCCCTCGATAATCATTGGCCCTGATGATGTAAATAtgatttgtattttgtttccCTTGTGATAGTTTTAtagttgatatttataaataacccAAATAACACTAATACCAACTGAAAGTTTGGATTAGATTGATACAGTCATATGTTATATTATAACTTGGTAAGTTGTGAAATAAATcctatttataatcataatttttgtttctCTTGATTTGATGAACGACTGAACAGACAGAcaatgataatatattatcgGAATATTTCTGCCAGTACATACATGGTCTGAAGTCGAGATTTTTTAGCacaactatattttataagtttatacTTTAGTGTAGGGGCGAAAGGAAGGTAGCCTCGTCCAGTGGCCAATCAGTGAATAGCGCTAGTTCCTTCACCACTGCATATCGGATCTTATATAGAACTTGTATCCAACAAAAGAAAAAGCTGGCTCAGTAGATGGCGTTACCTgttttaaataagaaaaatcATGTCGTTACCTACTACGTGTCACATTTACGGCCAAAAACTCCTGCTTTGTTTGGTATAATATGTGACCACGATCACCAACCAAAGTGCACTAGGCACCTCTAGTGTAAATGcgctaagtaggtaggtacaggtaGCAGGCAACGGCTAGAAAGTGCAAGGTAGGTACTGAACTACTGACTGCCAGAGATATCAGATAGGTACGTAAGTTCCTAACACagagtaggtactttcaccgTGTAAAACGATCCAAGAAGCTCTTGATCTATTGCTGATTGATACCTATTACATCAAACCCAAGGAACACACTAAGTAGTTGTAACTCTTGTTCGCCACTGACTTCTGACTTCTGACTGTACGGCAGAATGCGTTGCGCGGCCTTCGCGGAACGCACGAGCGATGAATCAATAGAACGAAGcctgcgcgccgccgcccccgcgccgagGGTGCGGGGCGCCGCCAGCTGCCACTCAGACTTACGAATATGTTCGATCGCATCAAGCAATGTAAACACAGAATCATGATTCGGCaacacaattttttatttgtttttaatttgcgACAAGGGACCATCCTCATAGCGGTCCACCAAATAGTAAGTACCTTACTTCCGATACTATGATTAATTTATTAGATATCATTTAAAcactacatatattataactataGAATTTTGGTAGGTCTTCCTAATTACAATCCGTTGACCTTACTTACTAAAAAAcgataaaaatacttacctattacgTTAACGAACATACCTCCACTCACTCCCTATCTAAGTATATAGTTAACTAACTACCTTTGTGTCATTTCCATTTCAGTAagttttttaagtaaataagtagttattataACTACTTAGTTACCTAAATTTTTTtctgaagtaggtacaaagtGCATTTATTTTAGGTGTTCATCTGTACAGTAACAGTGGAAGCccataaaagtaaataaactaagttACCTCACATTCTATGTATAACAgtcattgttttaaataaagagAGTTTCCGTATCAAACAAGagtacagtaaaactataaagtcctgaaaacggaagtggattctaactaattgttacagACCGTCTTTAAGcgatgtaggtaggtacttattatatttattaaaacggtacctattttattttaaaaacgtacctagttatgtaaatgtaagcaaaataactgataatgataaaaattcttagcaaaatcgcactcgtTATTGTCAGGAACTCAGGACTTTATAGGTAGTTGGACTATAAGTTGGTAGTAgttggtacctacttacctactataagtacctaagtcaTGATTAGGTTTGTGTTTGTATTAGGTATTTCCGTCAAAATTGTAATCtgttcaataaattaatactttaatacttattaggtaagtagttagttaagtatgtataataaaattttatcattcCAATGTATTCACCAAGCTATGCTAATCTATATAAGAGATTTATGATCagtagagcgatccggaaaaaacgcagcacattctattcgatagtctattcgaaagtgctgtcaacctgtcaacaacaaaatggcggtgtatagatttgcgaaagtttgacagctatcattccataggtcattgtcagaataatattatgtactctgtggtcattcttttcgaaactcattcgaaaggtaaaaagtgttcgaaagtgctgtcaagttgacaatagtcgcactcgcattcgattctattcgttagctcgaattttcgtgatacgggtactgagTGAATGAagttgtaggtaggtactagtaaTAGAACTTTACTATAGTTTCGAAAGGACAATAATGATAGTGAGGAATTTAttgatgtgtgtgtgtgcgcaGGCGCTGGCGCTGTTCGTGCTGCTGGTgctggcggcgggcgcggcgcacgcggcgggcgcggcgggcgcgctgcAGGCCGACATGGCGGACGCGGAGGAGCGGCGCGAGCTAGACCTGCTGCTGCGCGACCACGCGCCCGGCTCCTTCCCGCTGCCCAACAACCAGCGCCGCTTCCGGGACGCCGAGCATAGAGCCACGGGTACCATCCACCACCTCTAGCCACTAGCACACACAGCACATACCTACATCGCCAGCATCATGACatccaataataaaaaaatatattatgttctcTCAAGTTCTCTGTGAGGGGTTATATCGAATcgaaactgccttcctaagttTGCGATCCAAGCTTTTGTTTTCCCATCATGCTGGTCCACTACGGGTTAGTGGGATGGTGGGTTCACACATGTAAATGCTAAATCTAAATTCGCAGGTCTCCTCACGATATATTTTCCTTCAGCCTAAGAGCATACTTAAGTGAACccctacttacataatataaataaataaataaataaattcatttatttcgaGTAACCACGGActcataatataaaacatcaaaattacatctacacattacaaatacaatttacacatagaacacaaacaaaataataaaataataaagtaaacCCTCTACTTCCGTTTTTGGTCCAAAACAGTATATAAGCCTGAAGTTGGCGCTATTGAACTTTTGTAAGTACCTTTATAACCTTGTAaaacatgtaggtataggtGGCTGTTgatagtttgacaaggtacaaaagttcAATAGCTACAAAAGAAGTATAACTTGTTTGGACCAACCCGATTCGAACCCTCACGAATGAAAGTCAAGATCTGTTACaccagtaagtacctacagctTACTTTTTAGGTTAATAAGTAGTGATGTGATGGTTGGTTGCCTGGGTTGCAGTGTCGCTGGCGGCGCTGCAGTGGGCGGGCGCGCTGGCGGCGCTGCAGCTGCTGGGCGGGCTGCTGCTGCTATACGGCGGcgtgcgcgcgcgcgccggccCGCTGCTGGCCTGGCTGCTGCTGGCGctgcccgccgcgcccgcgctgcTGGCCGCGCTGTACGCCGGCAGCCAGTACCCCTGCCTGCTCTACCTGTTCGGCGGCCCGCTGTCCTACCGTAACTACCCCCCCGCTCTCCCGCCCTCTCCCCGCCCGCACAAGCGTTCCCGCGGCTAGTCGACACACCAATATCATGATTGGATCGGttcctacatacctactcaaTGATGTGGTCATAATCAAAATGTCACGAGTCGTGTCGGCATTTTCGGTTATAATGTCTGTATTACAggcaatacctacctacaaaataaaacgaatGATCACATTAAAAAATCTGCAAACTCTGCAAGAGGTGGTAACTTGTACAAGTTCGGTAGATATAATAACATGTATCAGAGATTTTGTGTTTGCAGACGTGGTGGGCGCGCTGTTGATGGCGACACTGCTGTACGCGATCTGCACAGTAGGCAGCTACGTGGTGCAGctgcgggcgggcgcgggcgggggggcgcggggcgcgggggcgggcgagCGGCTCGTGCTGCTGGACCACGCGGCGCGCGCCTCGCTGGTGTCGGCCGCGCACCTCGCCAAGCTGTCGcacgcgcccgccacgcacTTCGTGTAGCCGCGCGCGCCTCGCTGCTACTAGTGCCTCACGTGCGGGCCCggcgccccgcccccgcccccccgcGCTGTCCGGGCCGGGGGCGGCCACATGTTGCATGCATGGCTCATCGCTGGTCCAGattattgcacaaaaaaaataattttaactttaaatggAGCAATGCTTTGCTGAACTTACCTACAGTTCACTTAATTATGTCCAGTTATAATTAGCAGCCTGAATAGATTGTAATCATTGGTGTTTTTGGTACCTATAACTGTATTTGTACACTTGGAAGTAAAACTATTCACAATATTGAGATCAGAGTATggtacctaataaaaaatgtgatattttcaattattattattatatgttaagtaaagtttaagattcataatcataaaacagagttatgtatatgtacatacctataaaaatctgaaatgaatgtatttatttatttgcatacctttcatttttatttcaagtaTGATTAGACTGCTGTTAATCGAAAtaaattcttaaataaaatcattggAAAGCGACTttttaatcatatttattttgagaaaataagaattaagtattttttctctTTTTATAGTGTACTTATTGAGCTAGACTAGATCAAACTAAGCACTttagtcataataataattatgaacttGTGCTACAGTATTAATTATCATGATTAGGTACATGGAAGacataatatttgtaacaaacatttacctattatgtacaactactTATTCGAAATAGAGAACTAACAATTTATACTAGTTTCAAGTTATCCCCATCTTCCATTTTGCAGTGGTCGCTGGATGCCCTTGAATCCTCTTGCTAAAATGAATTTCTCAGATGATTCTGATCTGCTAGCTTGAGGTTTCAGAACCTTTGTGCGTTCATAAAATCTCTCTAAATCCATCTGTAGCATCGGAACTTCTTTTCCATCCCACACTTTAAAGAGAAAAGATCCATTGACTTTACTAACGAGGGCGGCGAAGCGGAGTGCCATGTAGCACAGGCCGATGATGCGGTCCTTGTCCAGCTCGCGCACGCCGGTGGCGCTGGGCGCCATGTCCGACAGCACCACGTccacgccgcgcccgcccagcgccgccgccacgcggtCCGCCGCCTCCGCCGTCGAGAGGTCTATGTTGCTCATTATACTTGCACCCTGCCGACAATGTATTAAAGGTAAACAACAGCTCTTATAGATGAAAGACAAAGATATGAGGAAAGTATAGATGTGGCTCTTACCTCGATGGGGAAGATCTGCAGCTTGTCGACGGCGAGCACGGCGCCGCGGGGCCGCGCGGGGTCGGCGCCCGCCGCGTTGGTCTCCGCCACCGCCACCTGCGTCCAGGAGCCCGGCGCCGCGCCCAGGTCCACCACCGTCTGTCCGGGCTGCAGTAATTTTGTCTTTTCGTTTATTTCTATCAGTTTAAATGCGCTGCGACACCTGCAACGAACTTGGTTAGTACCTAATAGAAAATGAACTACACGATATTTATTGCACTCGAGAAAAACACCCATAGCATTCCCGAACCTGTAGTTGTAGAACTTGGCCTTTTCCACGTAAGGATCAGCTTTTTGACGAGTTAGCCACTCCTGGGAGCTCTTAAATCTTTTTAGACAATTTACGAGGAAACACATCCTTGTaaagttcaaattattttgCGCATAGGAGCGCAACATTCTCAAATAGTCGGCTCTTATCACTTTGTTTACTATAGCACACCAAATctacaaatttatttacagcaaaacaaaatgaatgaaaaaaGATGAAATTAAGTTACTGGAATGACAGTGACAGATCGTCGATCATTGTCAAAAACAGCTGATGTTCGCATTGGtctttaatgttattattctgagtaacaataataaatataaagaacGCGCCTTCGGCTTCGTATCGTAGACTCTCGCTTCGTtataagctgcgtacacaccgggccaacgaaggccaacgaacgggttacgttggccttcgttgctgcaatctgccctgtattatgtatgataaatatccatcgttgggataaccgttggcgttcgttgggcgttcgttggcccggtgtgtacccAGCTATAGACTCACACGCAGCCTTCACTTCACAGGGTAGGTAGACTTCATATCGGTGGTCATCTTgaaaataatcatcatcatctgccCGTAATCATGGTAGTCATTCATTCTTCTGCTGGACATAGCCCTCTCGCAAGGAGCAACACAATACTTTccacataaataatgttaatatATAACAAAATGAAGCATCAAAGCAGGATGTTCGATGACTTCGTCTTCAGctgttcgttggcgttcgttggcccggtgtgtacgcggctTTCCATGGGCTTGGCAAAGCGCGATGTGCAAATTTTGAGTCTGTCAACGACAGTCTG is a window of Plutella xylostella chromosome 17, ilPluXylo3.1, whole genome shotgun sequence DNA encoding:
- the LOC105381764 gene encoding uncharacterized protein LOC105381764; the encoded protein is MFDRIKQCKHRIMIRQHNFLFVFNLRQGTILIAVHQIALALFVLLVLAAGAAHAAGAAGALQADMADAEERRELDLLLRDHAPGSFPLPNNQRRFRDAEHRATVSLAALQWAGALAALQLLGGLLLLYGGVRARAGPLLAWLLLALPAAPALLAALYAGSQYPCLLYLFGGPLSYHVVGALLMATLLYAICTVGSYVVQLRAGAGGGARGAGAGERLVLLDHAARASLVSAAHLAKLSHAPATHFV
- the LOC105381720 gene encoding rRNA methyltransferase 2, mitochondrial, giving the protein MLRSYAQNNLNFTRMCFLVNCLKRFKSSQEWLTRQKADPYVEKAKFYNYRCRSAFKLIEINEKTKLLQPGQTVVDLGAAPGSWTQVAVAETNAAGADPARPRGAVLAVDKLQIFPIEGASIMSNIDLSTAEAADRVAAALGGRGVDVVLSDMAPSATGVRELDKDRIIGLCYMALRFAALVSKVNGSFLFKVWDGKEVPMLQMDLERFYERTKVLKPQASRSESSEKFILARGFKGIQRPLQNGRWG